In a genomic window of Nodosilinea sp. E11:
- a CDS encoding phycocyanin subunit beta: MFDAYTKVVSQADARGDFLSTDQLDALSRVTGDGLKRIDAVNRMTGSASKIVSDAARALFAEQPQLIAPGGNAYTNRRMAACLRDMEIILRYVTYATFTGDASVLNDRCLNGLRETYVALGVPGASVAAGVERMKASAISIANDTAGITQGDCSSLMSEISSYFDLAAAAVA; encoded by the coding sequence ATGTTTGACGCATACACCAAGGTTGTTTCTCAAGCTGATGCACGGGGAGATTTTCTGTCTACCGATCAGCTAGACGCTCTGTCTCGCGTGACTGGCGATGGCCTAAAGCGGATCGACGCTGTTAACCGCATGACCGGCAGCGCTTCTAAGATTGTGTCTGATGCTGCTCGTGCTCTGTTCGCCGAGCAACCCCAGCTCATCGCTCCTGGTGGCAATGCCTACACCAACCGCCGCATGGCTGCCTGTCTGCGCGACATGGAAATCATCCTGCGTTACGTCACCTACGCTACCTTCACCGGCGATGCTAGCGTTCTGAACGATCGCTGCCTGAATGGTCTCCGCGAAACCTACGTTGCTCTAGGCGTTCCTGGCGCTTCTGTTGCCGCTGGCGTTGAGAGAATGAAGGCTTCTGCTATCTCCATCGCTAACGATACTGCTGGTATCACCCAGGGCGACTGCAGCTCTCTCATGTCTGAGATCAGCAGCTACTTTGATCTGGCCGCAGCCGCTGTTGCCTAA